A window of Zingiber officinale cultivar Zhangliang chromosome 5A, Zo_v1.1, whole genome shotgun sequence contains these coding sequences:
- the LOC121980880 gene encoding probable magnesium transporter NIPA4 yields the protein MSPATASSGGNWVESYTGMSSDNIKGLVLALSSSLFIGASFIVKKKGLKKAGASGLRAGAGGYSYLSEPLWWAGMIAMIVGEVANFAAYAFAPAILVTPLGALSIIISAVLAYVILREKLHIFGILGCALCVVGSTTIVLHAPQERAIESVTEVWDLATEPAFLSYAIIVLVAALILVFRFAPQYGQTHIMVYIGICSLVGSLSVMSVKALGIALKLTFSGMNQLNYPQTWVFTIIVVSCVSTQVNYLNKALDTFNTAVVSPIYYVMFTSLTILASVIMFKDWDRQKPTQIVTEMCGFVTILSGTFLLHRTKDMVDGSHHSSRLSKHANEDDDYSSDGIPLKSPDSFWQP from the exons ATGTCTCCCGCCACTGCATCGTCCGGCGGGAATTGGGTCGAGTCGTACACTGGAATGTCCTCAGATAACATCAAGGGTTTGGTACTCGCGTTGTCCTCTAGTTTGTTTATCGGTGCAAGTTTTATCGTCAAGAAGAAGGGGCTCAAGAAGGCCGGGGCTTCGGGACTCAGAGctg GAGCTGGCGGGTATTCTTACTTGTCTGAACCACTTTGGTGGGCTGGCATGATAGCAA TGATTGTTGGGGAAGTTGCTAATTTTGCAGCATATGCATTTGCTCCTGCCATTCTAGTAACTCCTCTTGGTGCTCTAAGCATAATCATCAG TGCTGTACTTGCATATGTCATCTTACGGGAAAAGTTACATATTTTTGGCATTCTTGGATGTGCTCTTTGTGTTGTGGGGTCGACTACAATTGTGCTTCATGCACCCCAAGAACGTGCAATCGAGTCTGTGACAGAAGTCTGGGATCTGGCAACTGAACCAG CTTTTTTGTCCTATGCAATAATTGTGCTCGTAGCAGCCTTGATACTTGTATTCCGATTCGCCCCTCAATATGGGCAAACACATATTATGGTCTACATCGGCATTTGCTCTCTTGTTGGTTCTCTCTCG GTTATGAGCGTGAAAGCTCTTGGAATAGCTTTAAAGTTGACATTTTCTGGAATGAACCAATTGAATTATCCCCAAACCTGGGTATTCACAATTATAGTAGTTTCATGTGTCAGTACCCAAGTGAACTATCTCAACAAG GCTCTTGATACATTTAACACTGCAGTTGTGTCACCCATATACTATGTGATGTTTACATCATTAACCATTTTGGCTAGTGTGATTATGTTCAAG GACTGGGATCGACAAAAGCCCACACAGATTGTTACAGAGATGTGTGGCTTCGTCACCATTCTATCCGGAACATTTCTTCTCCACAGGACCAAGGACATGGTGGATG GTTCGCATCACTCTAGTCGCCTCTCTAAACATGCCAATGAAGATGATGACTATTCTTCCGACGGCATTCCGCTCAAATCTCCAGACTCGTTTTGGCAACCATGA
- the LOC121980879 gene encoding probable receptor-like protein kinase At1g11050: MGAMWRCLFCFLLLQSLPEVNMAVAAESTCPLNLSFVSTFPWDDATCLPPTTNLTDCCLTLLSLFGMGTAQRLHDTGFFRLPDDPTAAACLSDYQSNISAARPHLSPSIVSTCFPSPDQFISTCAGIHTVRDWNARIGNSSSLNAACDGDLTDLARCDACVRAGFNVTAALTALDGNTSSATRCFYLTVIYASGVVNQLGPEDPRAASCILGLALSSPAPNRHKSHSAAIFASVFGALGFLLVVGAIALFAWRYRFKKKKKNSISTLSGKSSRSYPRPNTGSIWFDIQELEKATAGFSQGNFIGRGGFGVVYKGTLPDGTMVAVKKVLEPDVDGGDEEFRNEVEIISHLRHRNLVSLRGCCISQDDNAEEGKQRYLVFDYMPNGSLNDHIFGNSGRMRKPLTWSQRKSIVLDVAKGLVYLHYGVKPAIYHRDVKATNILLDGEMRARVADFGLAKQSKEGESHLTTRVAGTHGYLAPEYALYGQLTEKSDVYSFGVLLLEIMSGRRALDMSAPANMVLITDWAWTLIKEGRTEEVFDAALTRNEDDDGRPRQLPKGVMERFVLVGVLCAHVMVAVRPTILEALKMLEGDVEVPEVPDRPPAIALASVYGDGSTFAVSPASTGRSLDTREMLR; the protein is encoded by the coding sequence ATGGGGGCGATGTGGCGGTGCCTGTTCTGTTTCCTCCTTCTCCAGTCTCTTCCGGAGGTGAACATGGCGGTGGCCGCGGAGAGCACCTGCCCACTGAATCTGAGTTTTGTGTCGACCTTCCCCTGGGACGACGCCACCTGCCTCCCCCCCACCACCAATCTCACCGACTGCTGCCTCACCCTCCTCAGCCTCTTCGGCATGGGCACCGCGCAGCGCCTGCACGACACCGGCTTCTTCCGCTTGCCCGACGACCCCACCGCCGCCGCCTGCCTTTCCGACTACCAATCCAACATCTCCGCCGCCCGCCCTCACCTCTCCCCCTCCATCGTCTCCACCTGCTTCCCCTCCCCCGACCAATTCATCTCCACTTGCGCCGGAATCCACACCGTCCGCGACTGGAACGCTCGCATCGGGAACTCATCCAGCCTTAACGCCGCCTGCGACGGCGACCTCACCGACCTTGCTAGATGCGACGCCTGCGTCAGAGCCGGATTCAACGTCACTGCCGCCCTCACTGCCCTCGACGGCAACACCTCCAGCGCTACCCGCTGCTTCTACCTCACCGTCATCTACGCCTCTGGCGTCGTCAACCAGCTCGGCCCCGAGGATCCCCGAGCCGCCAGCTGCATCCTCGGCCTCGCCCTCTCCTCCCCCGCCCCCAACCGTCATAAATCCCACTCCGCTGCAATCTTCGCCTCCGTCTTCGGCGCTCTCGGTTTCCTCCTCGTCGTCGGCGCCATCGCCCTCTTCGCGTGGCGATACCgcttcaagaagaagaagaaaaacagcaTCTCGACCTTGTCGGGGAAAAGCTCGAGATCGTACCCGCGGCCCAACACCGGCTCGATCTGGTTCGACATCCAGGAGCTGGAAAAGGCGACCGCCGGCTTCTCGCAGGGCAACTTCATCGGGCGCGGCGGATTCGGCGTCGTCTACAAAGGCACCCTTCCAGACGGCACCATGGTCGCCGTCAAGAAAGTGCTGGAGCCGGACGTGGACGGCGGCGACGAGGAGTTCCGCAACGAGGTGGAGATCATCAGCCATCTCCGGCACCGGAATTTGGTCTCTTTGAGAGGGTGCTGTATCTCGCAAGACGACAACGCCGAGGAAGGCAAGCAGAGGTACTTGGTCTTTGATTACATGCCCAACGGGAGTCTCAACGACCACATCTTCGGCAACTCCGGCAGGATGAGGAAGCCCCTGACGTGGTCGCAAAGGAAGAGCATCGTACTCGACGTGGCCAAAGGGCTGGTGTACCTCCACTACGGGGTGAAGCCGGCGATCTACCACCGCGACGTCAAGGCCACCAACATATTGTTGGACGGCGAGATGAGGGCGCGGGTTGCCGACTTTGGATTGGCGAAGCAGAGCAAGGAAGGGGAGTCCCACCTCACCACCAGGGTCGCCGGAACCCACGGGTACCTGGCACCGGAGTACGCTCTCTACGGGCAGCTCACGGAGAAGAGCGACGTCTACAGCTTCGGCGTCCTCCTGCTCGAGATCATGAGCGGCCGGCGGGCCTTGGACATGAGTGCGCCGGCGAATATGGTGTTGATCACAGATTGGGCGTGGACCTTGATCAAAGAGGGAAGAACAGAGGAGGTTTTTGACGCGGCGTTGACTAGGAACGAGGACGACGACGGCCGACCACGGCAATTGCCGAAGGGAGTGATGGAGAGGTTCGTGCTGGTCGGCGTCCTGTGCGCGCACGTGATGGTGGCGGTCCGGCCGACGATACTGGAGGCGCTGAAGATGCTGGAGGGGGACGTGGAGGTGCCGGAGGTTCCGGACCGGCCTCCGGCCATCGCTCTCGCCTCCGTCTACGGCGACGGCAGCACCTTTGCCGTTTCTCCTGCCTCGACCGGGCGTTCCCTGGACACCAGAGAGATGCTCAGGTAG
- the LOC121979759 gene encoding beta-galactosidase 7-like, protein MTFAHDEQWYCWRLPIDDGQSTTAMMVVTGRRSVVTVGVRLVVTDGDNEMETKADLRKKVVFFFLASTWAIASAGGGDDGVSYDGRALIINGARRLLFSGSIHYPRSTPQMWPSLIAKAKQGGLDVIQTYVFWNVHEPIQGQYNFSGRFDLVRFIKEVHSQGLYVSLRFGPFIQAEWKYGGLPFWLHDVPDIVYRCNNDPFKFYMQKFVTKIVNLLKSERLFASQGGPIIISQIENEYKTVEAAFHEKGPSYVTWAASMAVALNTGVPWMMCKQDDAPDPVINACNGLNCGSTFTGPNSPRKPALWTENWTFLYQVYGKDPRPRSAEDIAFSVALFIAKKNGSFVNYYMYHGGTNFGKSASSFVTTNYYDQAPLDEYGLIWMPTWGHLRELHAVIKQSQEALLWGMYTNSSLGQQQEAHVFETDSGQCVAFLVNSDKRNAAALHFRETIYRIPARSISVLPNCKDVAFSTGQVSAQFGDRSATPVQYLNQDQQWQAFADQVCDQNKASFAAKGLLEQMATTKDVTDYLWYTISYNHSNFDNQQTLHVDSRAHVLHVFVNGKLVGTVHGNPDGALPVFDKHIEFKEGQNDIALLSVMVGLPDSGAYLEKRVVGLRRVRIRGSQGSLIDLTNWLWHYKVGLRGEDMFIFSEQGSKTARWNSLSGYTNRPLIWYKTMFDAPKGDDPVVLNLGNMGKGEVWINGESIGRYWVSFKAPSGRPTQSLYHIPRSFLKSSNNLLVFFEELGGDPRTITVETISISSVCGRVSESYYPSVLSKSKDPYVQLQCQQGRRISSIDFASYGTPFGDCVRRNYAIGSCHSPESKAIVEKACLGREECAIFVTNSMFGGDPCVGHSKSLLVVAKCT, encoded by the exons aTGACCTTTGCTCACGACGAGCAGTGGTACTGCTGGAGGCTACCAATCGACGACGGACAATCGACGACGGCGATGATGGTGGTGACCGGTAGGCGATCGGTGGTGACGGTGGGCGTCCGGTTGGTGGTGACCGACGGCGACAATG AAATGGAGACGAAGGCCGATCTGAGGAAGAAGGTGGTGTTCTTCTTCCTGGCGTCGACTTGGGCTATAGCTTCTGCAGGAGGAGGAGATGATGGTGTAAGCTACGATGGAAGGGCTTTGATCATCAATGGAGCTCGTAGGTTGCTCTTCTCTGGTTCCATCCATTACCCTCGAAGCACTCCTCAG ATGTGGCCATCCCTAATTGCGAAAGCCAAGCAAGGAGGGCTCGATGTGATACAAACTTATGTATTTTGGAACGTCCATGAACCTATACAAGGACAA TATAATTTTAGTGGGCGATTTGACCTTGTAAGATTCATCAAAGAAGTTCATTCTCAAGGTCTCTATGTGAGCCTTCGATTTGGACCTTTTATACAAGCTGAATGGAAATATGG AGGATTGCCATTTTGGCTGCATGATGTTCCTGACATTGTATATAGGTGCAACAATGATCCTTTCAAG TTCTACATGCAAAAATTTGTGACAAAGATTGTGAATCTTCTAAAATCTGAGAGGTTGTTTGCCTCTCAAGGTGGCCCTATTATAATTTCTCAG ATTGAAAATGAATACAAAACTGTTGAGGCTGCATTCCATGAGAAGGGACCTTCATATGTCACTTGGGCCGCATCAATGGCGGTCGCCCTCAATACCGGTGTTCCCTGGATGATGTGCAAGCAAGATGATGCTCCTGATCCAGTG ATCAATGCTTGCAATGGATTGAATTGTGGATCGACTTTTACGGGGCCTAATTCCCCTCGAAAACCAGCACTATGGACTGAAAACTGGACCTTCTT GTATCAAGTTTATGGAAAGGATCCAAGGCCAAGATCTGCTGAAGATATAGCCTTTTCGGTTGCACTCTTTATCGCGAAAAAGAATGGAAGCTTTGTGAACTACTACATG TATCACGGAGGAACAAACTTTGGGAAATCTGCCTCATCGTTCGTTACAACGAACTATTACGATCAAGCTCCTCTCGACGAATACG GCTTAATATGGATGCCCACTTGGGGGCACCTTAGGGAACTTCATGCTGTGATCAAGCAGTCTCAAGAGGCATTACTTTGGGGAATGTATACGAATTCTTCGCTTGGCCAGCAACAAGAG GCACATGTGTTCGAAACCGATTCAGGACAGTGTGTTGCCTTCCTTGTAAATTCTGATAAACGCAATGCTGCTGCTTTGCATTTCCGTGAGACTATTTATCGCATACCGGCCCGATCAATCAGTGTGTTACCAAACTGCAAGGATGTTGCCTTTAGTACTGGACAG GTGAGTGCCCAATTCGGTGACCGGTCTGCGACACCTGTTCAGTATCTCAACCAAGATCAGCAATGGCAAGCATTTGCAGACCAAGTGTGTGACCAAAACAAGGCTTCATTTGCCGCAAAAGGTCTCCTAGAACAAATGGCAACTACGAAAGATGTGACTGATTACCTTTGGTACACCATAAG CTATAACCACTCGAACTTCGACAATCAGCAAACACTCCATGTGGATTCTCGGGCACATGTCTTACATGTCTTTGTAAATGGCAAATTAGTAG GCACAGTTCATGGGAATCCTGATGGAGCACTACCGGTTTTCGATAAACACATCGAATTTAAGGAAGGACAGAATGATATCGCTTTGCTTAGTGTTATGGTTGGACTTCCT GACTCAGGAGCATATCTTGAGAAGAGGGTGGTGGGACTTCGACGTGTGAGAATTCGAGGATCACAAGGTTCTTTGATAGATTTAACAAATTGGCTTTGGCACTATAAGGTCGGTTTACGGGGAGAGGATATGTTCATCTTCTCTGAACAAGGTTCGAAAACAGCAagatggaattctttatcaggctATACAAATAGACCTTTGATATGGTACAAG ACGATGTTTGATGCTCCAAAAGGCGATGATCCGGTGGTGCTCAATCTTGGTAATATGGGTAAGGGAGAGGTTTGGATCAATGGAGAAAGCATTGGAAGATATTGGGTATCTTTCAAAGCTCCAAGTGGAAGACCGACACAATCTTT GTATCATATCCCTCGATCGTTTCTAAAATCATCAAACAACCTCCTTGTCTTCTTCGAGGAACTCGGTGGTGATCCTAGAACAATTACAGTCGAAACCATCTCCATTTCTAGTGTTTGTGGCCGAGTATCGGAATCCTATTATCCATCAGTGCTTTCGAAGAGCAAGGACCCATATGTTCAACTTCAATGTCAACAAGGGAGACGAATTTCATCGATAGATTTTGCGAGTTATGGGACTCCCTTTGGAGATTGTGTAAGAAGAAATTATGCCATAGGTAGTTGCCATTCTCCCGAATCAAAAGCTATCGTCGAAAAG GCTTGTCTCGGTAGAGAAGAATGTGCAATTTTCGTAACTAATAGCATGTTTGGAGGTGATCCTTGTGTTGGGCATTCGAAATCTCTCCTTGTCGTTGCAAAGTGCACTTGA
- the LOC121982987 gene encoding cytochrome b-c1 complex subunit 8-like, translating to MGKTPVRMKAVIYGLSPFQQKVMPGLWKDLPGKIHHKVSENWLSATLLLGPLIGTYSYVQYYQEKEKLEHRY from the exons ATGGGGAAGACGCCAGTGCGGATGAAGGCGGTGATCTATGGCTTGTCGCCATTCCAGCAGAAGGTGATGCCCGGACTTTGGAAGGATCTCCCGGGCAAGATCCACCACAAGGTCTCCGAGAACTGGCTCAGCGCCACCCTGCTCCTCGGCCCTCTCATCGGAACATACAG TTATGTTCAGTACTACCAGGAGAAGGAGAAGCTTGAACATAGGTACTGa
- the LOC121980881 gene encoding bifunctional aspartate aminotransferase and glutamate/aspartate-prephenate aminotransferase-like — MESSLFVRRPSFSSPSFIPLRSHQNLDSTPKILPFSKAWSRKGLHLSTELRAMLEPSADLMTPVDASVNPRVSSLKPSKTMAITDHATALVQAGVPVIRLAAGEPDFDTPVAIAEAGINAIREGHTRYTPNAGTLELRKAICHKLEEENGVTYSPDQILVSNGAKQSIMQAVLAVCSPGDEVLIPAPYWVSYPEMARLADADPVILPTNISDNFLLNPDLLASKINENSRLLILCSPSNPTGSVYPQKLLEEIADIVRKHPRLLVLSDEIYEHIIYPLAKHTSFASLPGMWERTLTVNGFSKAFAMTGWRLGYLACPKHFLAACGKIQSQSTSGASSISQKAGLAALGLGYAGGEAVSVMVRAFQERRDFLVKSFGELEGVKISEPQGAFYLFIDFSSYYGSVVEGFGNIKDSESLCRFLLDKAQVALVPGDAFGDDKCIRISYAASLSTLQEAMKKIKEAMVLLKPPVAV, encoded by the exons ATGGAGTCTTCTCTCTTTGTCCGCCGTCCTTCATTTTCCTCCCCATCTTTCATTCCGCTCCGGTCTCACCAGAACTTGGATTCCACGCCAAAGATCTTGCCTTTCTCCAA GGCTTGGAGCAGGAAAGGACTCCATCTTTCGACCGAACTGAGGGCGATGTTGGAGCCATCCGCTGATCTAATGACGCCTGTCGATGCCTCAGTCAATCCCAGGGTGAGCTCGCTCAAGCCTTCAAAGACCATGGCCATCACCGATCATGCTACTGCCCTCGTTCAGGCTGGTGTGCCCGTCATCAGGTTGGCTGCTGGTGAGCCTGATTTTGATACCCCTGTTGCTATCGCAGAG GCCGGAATCAATGCGATTCGAGAAGGGCATACTAGGTATACTCCAAATGCTGGGACATTGGAACTTAGGAAGGCGATTTGTCATAAGCTTGAAG AGGAGAATGGTGTGACttattcacctgatcaaatcttGGTTAGCAATGGGGCCAAACAGTCTATTATGCAAGCAGTGCTCGCAGTTTGTTCACCAGGCGATGAG GTTTTGATCCCAGCACCATATTGGGTGAGCTATCCTGAGATGGCTAGGTTGGCTGACGCAGATCCAGTAATTCTTCCAACAAACATATCAGATAACTTTCTTCTGAATCCTGACTTGCTTGCTTCAAAGATCAATGAGAACTCAAGGCTGCTTATACTTTGTTCACCATCCAATCCTACTGGTTCCGTTTACCCACAGAAACTGCTCGAGGAGATTGCTGATATAGTCAGGAAACATCCAAGGCTTCTG GTGTTATCAGATGAGATATACGAACACATAATATATCCACTAGCCAAACATACAAGCTTTGCTTCATTACCTGGAATGTGGGAAAGAACTCTTACTGTAAATGGTTTTTCTAAG GCCTTCGCAATGACTGGTTGGCGACTTGGGTACCTTGCCTGTCCTAAACACTTTTTAGCAGCTTGTGGAAAGATTCAAAGCCAG TCTACCTCTGGCGCTAGCAGCATATCCCAGAAAGCTGGCCTTGCAGCTCTAGGTTTGGGATACGCCGGTGGTGAGGCCGTTTCCGTGATGGTGAGAGCATTCCAGGAAAGACGCGATTTCTTAGTTAAAAGCTTTGGGGAATTGGAGGGTGTTAAAATATCAGAGCCCcag GGTGCTTTCTACCTGTTCATAGATTTCAGCTCCTATTATGGATCTGTGGTTGAAGGTTTTGGAAACATTAAAGACTCTGAATCCCTTTGCCGGTTTCTTTTGGACAAGGCCCAG GTTGCACTTGTTCCGGGAGATGCATTCGGAGATGATAAATGCATTCGGATTTCTTATGCTGCATCCCTGTCAACCTTGCAAGAAGCaatgaagaaaataaaagaagccATGGTTCTACTTAAACCACCTGTTGCTGTCTAA